From Doryrhamphus excisus isolate RoL2022-K1 chromosome 22, RoL_Dexc_1.0, whole genome shotgun sequence, one genomic window encodes:
- the LOC131109594 gene encoding adhesion G protein-coupled receptor A1-like, whose translation MDLKKVLSFPPYPGDYLHPVVYACTAVMLLCLLVSIMTYIIHHSVIRISRNGWHTLLNVLFHTGMTFGVFAGGINQIKFPFVCQIVGIVLQYASLSTMLWLTFTARNICKDVSKDQLKVPGTNATAQANSKTTILRFYLVSNGIPLLIVGITAAFGMENYGSRDNALYCWMAWEPSLGGFYAPMSFLLLVMSAYFLCTYVQLRRHPDRKYELRILSEEQQQLSSPEQQYHPDTGGTCGSAGECATFPTGISELANEHSFKSQLRSTVFTLCLFLSTWALGALAVSLGRFLDMIFSCLYGAFCVTLGLFLLIQHCAKRDDVWHRWWVCCPAKSKTKDGDSNRQSQRQELHQAHCHLNSPCSGKQLPAHLVPSSYHKKAPAPSQNLTPSHASSCCVAVMAPTVAAPMSPFTESAPSSRPQALSDEPPHPSVLLQSCLIDRTKSRSFNHPRPCLKDYRSHLASSSMDGSVLSYQMETPHPAHYLEGSSLSNSPHPELQIICPSPHLDQELASCHSLQRQTSCHSVQDSLTSSHSLLLPSHGAHACQWHLCSSADHVCSTTCSEKPDTCSFLYPDVDTYSCISESTEKEKHALLVQMEPKYFPRNTSTLPRQHTAISKRGTIGRNRSLQEDLSDATGNIRTGPWKNETTV comes from the exons ATG GATTTGAAGAAAGTGCTGTCCTTCCCACCTTATCCTGGGGATTACCTGCATCCAGTGGTCTATGCTTGCACAGCCGTCATGCTGCTCTGTCTGCTGGTCTCCATCATGACATACATAATCCATCACAG tgtgaTTCGCATCAGCAGGAATGGATGGCACACACTCCTCAACGTCTTGTTTCACACAGGAATGACTTTTGGCGTTTTTGCCGGAGGCATTAATCAGATCAAATTCCCTTTTGTGTGTCAAATC GTTGGCATTGTGCTCCAGTATGCGTCTTTGTCAACCATGCTATGGCTGACATTCACTGCCAGAAACATCTGTAAAGATGTGTCCAAAGACCAACTCAAAGTCCCGGGAACAAACGCTACTGCCCAGGCTAACAGCAAAACAACAATTCTCAG ATTTTATCTCGTGAGCAATGGCATCCCGCTACTAATTGTTGGAATAACTGCAGCCTTTGGTATGGAAAACTACGGAAGCAGGGATAATGCACTGTA TTGCTGGATGGCTTGGGAACCGAGCCTGGGCGGCTTCTACGCCCCGATGAGCTTCTTGCTCTTAGTCATGTCTGCGTACTTTTTATGCACTTACGTTCAGCTCAGACGCCACCCTGACAGGAAGTATGAGCTCCGAATCCTGAGTGAAGAGCAACAGCAGTTATCATCGCCGGAGCAGCAGTATCACCCCGACACCGGGGGTACTTGTGGGTCTGCTGGGGAATGTGCAACATTCCCTACAGGCATATCGGAGCTTGCCAATGAGCACTCGTTCAAATCTCAGCTCCGCTCCACAGTTTTCACACTGTGTCTGTTTCTGTCTACATGGGCGCTAGGAGCTTTGGCAGTGTCTTTGGGACGGTTTCTGGATATGATATTCAGCTGTCTTTATGGCGCTTTCTGCGTCACTCTGGGCCTCTTTCTTCTCATTCAGCACTGTGCCAAGCGTGATGATGTGTGGCACCGCTGGTGGGTTTGTTGCCCAGCCAAATCCAAGACCAAGGATGGAGATTCGAACAGACAGAGCCAGAGGCAAGAGCTCCATCAAGCGCATTGTCACCTAAACTCTCCGTGCTCGGGCAAACAGCTTCCCGCACACCTCGTACCGAGCTCATATCACAAAAAGGCTCCCGCCCCGTCCCAAAATCTCACACCCAGTCACGCATCTTCTTGCTGTGTGGCCGTGATGGCTCCAACTGTAGCTGCCCCAATGTCACCGTTCACGGAGTCGGCGCCGTCGTCGCGTCCTCAAGCCCTATCTGACGAGCCTCCTCATCCTTCTGTTCTTCTACAGAGTTGCCTTATCGACAGAACAAAATCCCGCTCGTTCAATCACCCCCGTCCATGCCTCAAGGACTACCGCTCTCATCTGGCCTCAAGCAGCATGGATGGGAGTGTCCTCAGCTATCAGATGGAAACCCCTCACCCTGCACACTACCTTGAGGGCTCATCGCTTTCCAACAGCCCGCACCCAGAACTGCAGATCATTTGCCCTAGCCCTCACTTAGACCAGGAGTTAGCATCCTGTCACAGTTTGCAGCGCCAGACCTCTTGCCACAGCGTTCAAGACTCGCTCACCTCCAGCCACAGCCTTCTTCTGCCTTCCCATGGAGCACACGCCTGCCAGTGGCACTTGTGCAGTTCCGCCGATCACGTTTGTTCCACAACCTGCTCCGAAAAACCGGACACCTGCAGCTTTCTATACCCGGATGTGGATACGTACAGCTGCATCTCAGAGTCCACGGAGAAAGAGAAGCACGCTTTACTTGTGCAAATGGAGCCAAAATATTTTCCTAGAAATACAAGTACGCTGCCTCGTCAACACACTGCTATCAGCAAACGAGGCACTATAGGCAGAAACCGTAGCCTGCAGGAAGATCTGTCAGACGCCACCGGGAACATACGGACTGGACCTTGGAAGAATGAAACTACTGTATAG